A segment of the uncultured Desulfobulbus sp. genome:
CGGCAGGCCGTAACTCTCCTCGTAGTCCTCATCAAAGAGGTTGTCGACCCCGGCATAGACTTCAAAAGAAGTGGTCGGGATCTTTTGGCTCAGCTTCAGGTTGACCAGGGTGAAGTCGTTGAGCTTCTTTTTCTCGACATCATTTTTATCGTAGAAATACTGCTCGCCGACATAGATCACCGAACCGGAAGCACGCAAACCAAAACTGAAATCATACTGGCTGTCCAAAGTCACCTTCCACTTCGGCCGATACTGGAGATCATCGCGGCTATTGTCATCGGAACGATCTTCGGTCTCCATCCAGGTGAGCCCGCAGCGAATTTGCAGATTTTCAAGAGGCCGCATGGTCAGTTCCGACTCTATGCCGTAAAAGAGCAGGTCCTGATAGTTTTCATAGATTGAGGTCGTGTCGTCTTTTTCGATGAAGTCCGTGGCATCAATCACAAAACCGGTCACGTTGAGCTGGGTTTTCGTCGTGATCTGCTGTTCAACACCCAGCTCATAGTGCATCGTTATTTCCCGATTCAGGTCCTCGTTGCCGGCACTCTCGTCATAGAGCTGTTTCAGTGAGGGGAAACGAATTTTCCGGGCATGGTTGGCTTTAAGTCGTGTGGTGTCGGTAAGGTCGTAAGAGGTGCCGATCATGTAGGAAAAATCATCATCGTCCGTCTCATCACGATGCTGGAAATGATGCCCATACCCCATGACCAACTGCCAGCGGTCACTGAGTTTTCGCTCATATTCCAAGGCCAGGGAGTAGGTATTCATGTCCTCATCGCTGGAAAAATCGACCGCATTATTTTTCTTGTCGACTTCAAACCCGTCCGCCTCCCAGGACTCCTCTTCAGCGGTCATACCCAAAGTAGCCTTGGATGCATCACTGAAGGTATAACCGGCCTGCGCATGGACACCGGCGATACGTACCGTGGAATCCTGGCTGAAGGCACCACTGAGCAGCTGGGTGTCATACCCGGCATCATCGTATCCATTTTCCTCGGTATCGGTCTGGCTGAAGTAGGCCCAGCCACGGTAGTCAATCGGGCCACCGCCATCGTGGGCAAAAGCGGCCTGGACCATGGTGGAGTCGAGATAGTCAATGCGCTCATATTTCGTCTTACTGGAAAACAGATCGTTCTTGTCGTAGTTGGTTACCGGAGGCTTGCCGTTATCCCCGGTAACATGGCTTACTGTAAGGCCGACACTGTTTTCGTCGGTGATGGCATAGGTCATGTTACCGAAAAAGGTGTTGCGCTCTCGATCGGAGTTGAGCCGTTTATCACCATCTTCAACTGCAGTGTCGGTAAAATCGCCACTTAAGGGAAATGAATTGCGCGACTGGGTGCCCACAGAGCCGTAGAAACTCACCTTGTCACTCGCACCATAGACACTGCCGTTTGCCTCGTACAAATCACCGGTGCCCATCTTGCCTTCGACACGGCCATGTACTCCGGGAGTTCCGGCCTTGGTGATGATGTCGATGACAGCGCCATTGCCGCCCTCGCCGTAGAGCACCGAGCTCCCTCCGGACAACACCTTGATTTCAGATATAATTTCCGCAGGGATCAAGGTCGGGTCAAATTGACCATCATTGGTGTTGCGAATGGGAATACCGTTAAGAAAAAGATGGACATGACGGGTACGAAATCCGCGCACATCGATACGCGGCGTCCCTTCGGCTCCTTCGCGAATATTTAGACCAGGAACCAGCTCCAGGGCTTGATCCAGGGTCGAAGCACCGCTGGCGGCAATGTCACGCTCGGTAACCCGATACACCGTTCCCGCACATTCGCTTGCAGGAAGAGATTCTGCAGAGACAACCACCTCGCCTAACGTGTAGGCCCCGGTTGCAGGTGTCGGGTTTTCATCGGCTAAAGCGCTCTGTTGACCGCTGAACATCAAAAACAGGCCAAGTCCGGCCCTCATGGTTTTCTTCACTCTCCCCCTCCCTTTAAAAAAAATTCTGATGTGTGTACACGTCGTTCCTCATGAAAATAACTGCACAACAGAGAGCCCCCTCGTTTTGCTCCGCATTGTGGTAAGAATCAGGAAACAAAGACGAATATCTCCTTCTGTTTTCGAATTTTCTAGTACACAAAGACATAAACTTAGCAAATAGCGTGCCACAAATAAAAAACGGCAAATCACCAAGTTAAAAACAGTTAATTGAGTACCTCAATGGTAGGAAAGGGACCAAAGCAAATTTTATAACCCTCGATTCCGGAGAATACCGACCAAAACTGACCGAAAAATAGAGGATATACAGGCAAATGTGACATAAAGACACACCATTTTTTCCTTTCGAGACAAAATGCCCCTGATGTAGGAATAACGAATGGTTTTCCGGCAGGTAATTTTGCAAAAAAATTCGACATCATTTCTCGGTCAAAACTTGTTTTCCCTCACGCATTCCGTCCTTGCATGAAGTAGGATTTTTCAATTTCAAGTAACTCCCCAATTTTAGAGTAAGAGTCAATTTCCTGGTAAATTGGCTCATATCCGGCCTTGGTCCAATATTCTAAAAATCCCCGAATCTGACAAAAGCGACTGATTCCGACCACTTCCTACTCTTGCGCCCTAGTTGCAAAGAAAATCAACCCACCCTATTATTTAGCTAAGTTAGGGATTTCCCATTGGAACTCAGAAAAGTGGAGGTATACTATGGCAGGGCAAATTTTTTATCGTGAACGGCTCAAAGCTCAGGATGGCTCAAGGACCCCGAGATATCGCATCGTTGCCGTCAGTGGTGTGGACTTGAAGGTCTATGCGGACCATCTGCGAATGGCGGAGCTCAAGCAACTGGCCTTGGCAACCAAGGCGGATCTGGTGGCTCTGGAGCGTGGGCCGAAGCATCAGGCGGCACAACCTGAAACCACAATGGCCAAAGAGGCGTAAAAGGGGCGAACATGGCACTGGTACGGGAAAAGGAAAGCAAGCGGCTCCATGTCGAAAGCGCACTCATGGGTGAGAGCTTGGTGAGCAAGGAGTTCATAGAACAACTCAACATTGCTCCCCAGGAACGGTTGTATCCTGATATAGCCGTGGTCAAGATCGGCGGCCAATCGATCTGCGATCGCGGAGTCAAAGCCCTACCAGGCATCCTCAAGGAGATAGTCCGCAACCGCAAAGACCATAAGATCTTGATCACCACCGGTGGAGGTACCCGCAGCCGCCATATCTATACCATAGGTCTGGAGATGGGTATGCCCACCGGTGTCATTGCCAAATTCGGCAGCATGGTCTCGGAACAGAATGCGCTCATGATCGCCACCCTGCTCTCCCCCTGGGGTGGCGTCAAGATTTCCCATTCGGATATCGTCAAACTGCCGACCTTTTTTGCAGAAAACATCATACCGGTCATGCACGGTATGCCCCCCTACGATTACTTTGCGATCAAGCCCAAGGTCGGCCGCATCCCCATCCATCGCACCGATGTGGGGTTGGTGATCCTGGCCGATCTAATCGGCTCGAAGACCATCCTCTTTATCAAGGATGAAAACGGCCTGTACAGCGATGATCCGAAAAAAAATCCGAGAGCTACATTTATCCCGGAAATCGGCGCCCAGGACTTACTTGACAAGGATCAGGATGACCTGGTCATCGAGCGCCCCTGTCTGGAAATAATCCAGAACAGTGAGGTCATAGAAAAGGTGCAGATCGTCAACGGCATGGTGGAAGGGAATATCACCCGTGCCCTTCATGGCGAGCATGTGGGAACCATCATCTACAAGCAGTAAACGATTGCCCCGTTCATCGCGCACAAAGTTGACATCGCTTGGTGCATTTGCTCCCCCTTCATTGGGTTGTGAGGGGGTATCGGCAAATGCACCTTTTTTTATTGGCCTGAATAATGCAAACACCATCGCATTATTCAGGCCTACGCTTGTATGTACGGCAGAAACTGGCACGTTCCTGTAGGAACAAAGGGTGTGCCTGCAGTGAGCGGGACATATTCTCTGCAATTGCCCCTTGCATCATGCTCGCGCACCTTCCCTCTCAACAAACATTTCGAGCACAACCATGTCCACAGTCCAAACCTATCCAACACTTGATTTGACCTTGCCCCAAAAAGCGCTTCCCGGTTTTGCCTCGCTTCTTCAACATGGTGCCCTCTTTGCCATTGAAAAGCCGACGCCCCTGCTCTCTTTCCTCCTTACCCTGCCTGGTTTTTCCGCCACCTATATCGAAGAGAACGTGCAAACCATCTTCATCAACGGCGTTGCCGCGGACAGTCTCAACCGGCCCATGGTCGACGGCACCACGATCGCCCTTTCAGCCGCCATGCCCGGACTTGCCGGGGCCATTTTCCGCCGTCAGGGGATCCACGGCAGCCTGCGCAGCAAACAGCTGACCGATGCTCCGGAAGCGCAGTCTGGGACGGGTTTTGTTACCTTGAAATTGTTCAACTCCATCGCCACCGATCGGATCGAGGATCTCTTGCAACGAGGTATTCTTGTCACGGGAAAGGGGGTGGCGAGTTTTGCCCGCATGCGCGGTCATCTCTTTTCACCGCAGGTCGGCCTTGAACTTGACGGCCAAGAGATCGATTACCAAAGGCTGCTTGAACAAACAGAGGGGTTGGATTTGGTGCTAGTACAACTGAAGAAGTAAATTCTGTCGGGGATATCAGACACTCAGGGTGCAGGCTGCTTGCGGGATAGCGAGACAGATGCGACTGCCGATGAGAGGTGGATTTTTGCGATAGGCCTCGTTGGCCATCAACACCACAATCAGCGCGCCGACATCGACCACAATACGAACAGAGCGCCCCTCTTCCATGGTCATCACCACCCGTCCTTGCAGTTTGGCATGATTTTCCGGGCAGGCATCGGAGGGGGCGACAAGTTGAATTTTCTCCGGATCAATGGAGACACGGCCGTTGATTGTGCCCGTTGTCGGATCCTGGGCATGGGCAAAGATGAGTTCCAGGACCCCGTGGAGCAGATATCTTTGGCCATTGCCAGCCGGTTCCACCACACAGCTATAGCTGTTTTCGTAGGTGGTGTTGGCACGACGTCCATTTTCCAACACCAAGGTGTGTTGCGCCAAGGAGGCAGCCTGGAGGCGATCATGGGTGGTGAAAACGATGGTCGTTCCCCGCTCGGCGTTGATCTGGCGCAACAACTCTGTTATCACCGCCTGATTCTCCACATCAACACTGGCCGTTGGCTCGTCGCAGAGCAGCACCTCCGGATTGAGGGCCAGGGCACGGGCCAGAGCGAGACGCTGGGTTTCACCACCGGAGAGTTCATGGGCTCGGGCCTCCCTATACCGTTCCAGGTCGACCGTGGCGAGAACCTCATCGACAATTCGTTGCCGCTCTCGTGTATCGATTTTTCTGATCTTCAAGCCAAACTCGACATTATTGCGCACCGAGGTCGAAAACATGATCGGATGTTGATCCACGAGCACAACCCGACGGCGCAGGGATGGAAAATCGATATGAAAGGGATCAACCTTCGCGCCCTGGAATATAATCTCTCCCGCCACCGGTGGATCGAGAAAGGCGAGAATGTTCAACAGGGTGGTCTTGCCGGAACCATTGGGACCAAGCAGGGCATGAATACAACCGCCTTCGATTTCCATATAATCGATATCAAGCACGGTCTTGCCGTGAAACCGCTGTTGCAGATTCTGCAGCCGGTAGAGCATCATCGGTTGCTTTTCCCCTGAATCAGGTTAAAGACCACGTTAATCCCCAAACTGAGGATCATCAGCACCATCCCCAGAGCGACCGCCAAGGTAAACGACCCCTTGTCATACTCCAGGGCCATGGCCGTGGTCATGGTCCGGGTAAACCCCTTGATATTGCCGCCGAGCATCATCGAGATCCCGATTTCGGAAACCACCCTGCCAAAGGCGGAGATTACCGCCGCACCAATGGCAAAACGGGCCTCGCGGAGCACGACCAGGGCGGTTTGCCAACCGTTCGCCCCAAGTGTCCGCGCGGTCTTGCGATAGCGCCCGTCCACCCGGCTGATAGCGGCAACGGTCAGGGCGGTTATCAAGGGTACAATGAGAATGAACTGGCCGATGATCATGGCCTGGGTGGTATATAAAAGGTCGAAAGGGCCAAAAATCCCCCGCCGGGAAATGAAGACGTAGACAAAAAGGCCTATGACCACCGTGGGCAGGGCAAGCAGGGTGTTGAGCAGGGTAATCACCACCCGCTTCCCTGGGATTTTGGCCTGGGCGATGAAAAAGCCCCCAGGAATCCCTGCCAGGGCGGCAAAGATCGTGGAAAGCGTGCTGACCGACAGGGTCACCTGAACGATTTTCAGCAGTTCCGCGTCAAGTGAGCCGATCAGACGAAAGGCGGCTATGAAACTATCGAAAAAAAAATTCATTTAGCCAAATATAGAGCGAGGAAGGCGGATCCGCGGGGCCACTCTCCGCCTTCCTCAACGGGAAAGAATTACTTGGCGTCAGGGAAGAACAGCTGA
Coding sequences within it:
- a CDS encoding TonB-dependent receptor, which translates into the protein MKKTMRAGLGLFLMFSGQQSALADENPTPATGAYTLGEVVVSAESLPASECAGTVYRVTERDIAASGASTLDQALELVPGLNIREGAEGTPRIDVRGFRTRHVHLFLNGIPIRNTNDGQFDPTLIPAEIISEIKVLSGGSSVLYGEGGNGAVIDIITKAGTPGVHGRVEGKMGTGDLYEANGSVYGASDKVSFYGSVGTQSRNSFPLSGDFTDTAVEDGDKRLNSDRERNTFFGNMTYAITDENSVGLTVSHVTGDNGKPPVTNYDKNDLFSSKTKYERIDYLDSTMVQAAFAHDGGGPIDYRGWAYFSQTDTEENGYDDAGYDTQLLSGAFSQDSTVRIAGVHAQAGYTFSDASKATLGMTAEEESWEADGFEVDKKNNAVDFSSDEDMNTYSLALEYERKLSDRWQLVMGYGHHFQHRDETDDDDFSYMIGTSYDLTDTTRLKANHARKIRFPSLKQLYDESAGNEDLNREITMHYELGVEQQITTKTQLNVTGFVIDATDFIEKDDTTSIYENYQDLLFYGIESELTMRPLENLQIRCGLTWMETEDRSDDNSRDDLQYRPKWKVTLDSQYDFSFGLRASGSVIYVGEQYFYDKNDVEKKKLNDFTLVNLKLSQKIPTTSFEVYAGVDNLFDEDYEESYGLPQPGRLLYTGLVYRF
- a CDS encoding uridine kinase → MALVREKESKRLHVESALMGESLVSKEFIEQLNIAPQERLYPDIAVVKIGGQSICDRGVKALPGILKEIVRNRKDHKILITTGGGTRSRHIYTIGLEMGMPTGVIAKFGSMVSEQNALMIATLLSPWGGVKISHSDIVKLPTFFAENIIPVMHGMPPYDYFAIKPKVGRIPIHRTDVGLVILADLIGSKTILFIKDENGLYSDDPKKNPRATFIPEIGAQDLLDKDQDDLVIERPCLEIIQNSEVIEKVQIVNGMVEGNITRALHGEHVGTIIYKQ
- a CDS encoding ATP-binding cassette domain-containing protein, whose protein sequence is MMLYRLQNLQQRFHGKTVLDIDYMEIEGGCIHALLGPNGSGKTTLLNILAFLDPPVAGEIIFQGAKVDPFHIDFPSLRRRVVLVDQHPIMFSTSVRNNVEFGLKIRKIDTRERQRIVDEVLATVDLERYREARAHELSGGETQRLALARALALNPEVLLCDEPTASVDVENQAVITELLRQINAERGTTIVFTTHDRLQAASLAQHTLVLENGRRANTTYENSYSCVVEPAGNGQRYLLHGVLELIFAHAQDPTTGTINGRVSIDPEKIQLVAPSDACPENHAKLQGRVVMTMEEGRSVRIVVDVGALIVVLMANEAYRKNPPLIGSRICLAIPQAACTLSV
- a CDS encoding ABC transporter permease, with the protein product MNFFFDSFIAAFRLIGSLDAELLKIVQVTLSVSTLSTIFAALAGIPGGFFIAQAKIPGKRVVITLLNTLLALPTVVIGLFVYVFISRRGIFGPFDLLYTTQAMIIGQFILIVPLITALTVAAISRVDGRYRKTARTLGANGWQTALVVLREARFAIGAAVISAFGRVVSEIGISMMLGGNIKGFTRTMTTAMALEYDKGSFTLAVALGMVLMILSLGINVVFNLIQGKSNR